A segment of the Labrus mixtus chromosome 15, fLabMix1.1, whole genome shotgun sequence genome:
cctccacctcctcctctcccagcTCCTCTCCGAACCccacgtcctcctcctccccttcctcccccgTCCACACCTCCTGTTTGAATGTCACCACAAAGGAGGCGGGCTTTTCGGTGGAGATGGTGGCGTCCCGGCGCAGCAGCGTGGCGTTGGCGGCCGTGATGGGCTCCATGTTCGCTCTGTCCATCATGGCGCTGCTGGTCGTCTACATGGGCCGCCGCGTGCAGCAGCACAAGTCCTGCGGCCACTCGCTGAAGAAGTACATGCAGCACGCCACCTCCATCCCCCTGAACGAGCTGTACCCGCCGCTCATCACGCTGTGGGAGAGCGAGGCCGAGAAGGACAAAGACGACAAGGAAGACGAGGAGAGGGAGgcggggaggagggaggaggaggcaggggggAGTCAGATCGACACCACAAAGACGTACATGTGGTagctggaggagggggaggggaggggaggggaggttttAACGGAGA
Coding sequences within it:
- the si:ch211-180f4.1 gene encoding leucine-rich repeat neuronal protein 1; protein product: VSSSPPSFTSTSSSPSSSPNPTSSSSPSSPVHTSCLNVTTKEAGFSVEMVASRRSSVALAAVMGSMFALSIMALLVVYMGRRVQQHKSCGHSLKKYMQHATSIPLNELYPPLITLWESEAEKDKDDKEDEEREAGRREEEAGGSQIDTTKTYMW